From Medicago truncatula cultivar Jemalong A17 chromosome 7, MtrunA17r5.0-ANR, whole genome shotgun sequence, a single genomic window includes:
- the LOC11426232 gene encoding protein SULFUR DEFICIENCY-INDUCED 1, with product MCPQKEEKQKGHLCVLEMEGISVLKKSSKGKKEDLYHVIHKVPYGDTPYVKAKHAQLVDKDPEVAIVYFWKAINAGDKVDSALKDMAVVMKQLDRAEEAIEAIKSFRGLCNKHSQESLDNVLLDLYKKCGRVEEQIELLKRKLRLIYQGEAFNGRTTKTARSHGKKFQVSIKQETARLLGNLGWAYMQKTNYMMAEVVFKKAQMIDADANKALNLALCLMRQSRYEEAYLILEQVLQGKLPGSDEIKSRNRAEELLVELSANLPQPKFMDDLGLDDDLLKGIDGLLNVWSPTRSRRLPIFEEISSFRDQLAC from the exons ATGTGCCCTCAAAAAGAGGAGAAACAGAAAGGGCATCTTTGTGTGTTAGAAATGGAAGGAATTAGTGTCTTGAAGAAAAGTtctaaaggaaagaaagaagatcTCTATCATGTTATTCATAAGGTTCCTTATGGTGATACTCCTTATGTCAAAGCCAAACATGCTCAG TTGGTGGATAAAGATCCAGAAGTAGCTATAGTGTACTTTTGGAAGGCAATCAATGCTGGAGACAAAGTGGATAGTGCCCTTAAGGATATGGCTGTTGTGATGAAGCAATTAGATAGAGCTGAAGAAGCTATTGAAGCTATCAAATCTTTTAGAGGTCTTTGCAACAAACATTCTCAAGAGTCACTTGATAATGTACTTCTTGATCTTTACAAG AAATGTGGAAGAGTAGAGGAGCAAATTGAATTATTGAAAAGAAAGCTAAGACTTATCTACCAAGGTGAGGCCTTTAATGGAAGGACGACAAAGACTGCTCGCTCTCATGGCAAGAAGTTCCAAGTTTCTATCAAGCAAGAAACAGCAAGACTATTG GGAAACTTAGGTTGGGCCTACATGCAAAAGACAAACTACATGATGGCTGAGGTGGTTTTCAAGAAAGCACAAATGATAGATGCTGATGCCAATAAGGCTTTGAATTTAGCCTTATGCTTAATGAGACAATCTCGTTATGAAGAAGCCTATTTAATCCTTGAACAAGTTTTGCAAGGAAAACTTCCAGGGTCTGATGAAATCAAGTCAAGAAATAGAGCTGAAGAATTGCTTGTAGAATTGAGTGCAAACTTGCCACAGCCTAAGTTTATGGATGATTTAGGGCTTGATGATGACCTTTTGAAAGGAATTGATGGATTACTTAATGTTTGGAGTCCAACTAGATCAAGAAGACTTCCCATCTTTGAGGAAATATCTTCTTTTAGAGATCAATTGGCATGTTaa
- the LOC11415491 gene encoding glycine-rich protein DOT1, with product MDRYQKVEKPKPETPINENEIRITTQGAIRNYITYATSLLQEKQAKEIVLKAMGQAISKTVAIAEILKKRISPLHQDTAISSVSITDVWEPIEEGLVPVEMTRHVSMISITLSTGELNTNSPGYQAPSTAEQSKPHSNYQQQPLKPAQDSYNAVNEDSYGRGRGRGRGRGRNWGRGGYGYQGGYGNYQGGYGYYQGGYANYQENGGYSNRGRGGGRGRGWGYRGGYGGGRGGGYEGGRGGGGYEGGRGGYEGGRGGGYEGGRGGGYGGRGGGYEGGRGGGYGGGRGGGYGGGRGGGYEGGRGMGYEGGRGGGMGYVGGRGGGGMGYEGGRGGGMGYERGRGGKGYGRGRGRMDGRGGRGGDNQA from the exons atGGATAGGTATCAGAAGGTTGAAAAACCCAAACCTGAAACTCCCATCAACGAAAATGAGATCCGTATCACTACTCAAGGCGCCATTCGTAACTACATCACTTACGCCACTTCACTTCTTCAG GAAAAGCAAGCAAAAGAGATTGTCTTGAAGGCAATGGGACAAGCAATCAGCAAGACAGTTGCCATTGCAGAGATTCTGAAG AAGAGGATATCCCCTTTGCACCAAGATACTGCAATCAGCTCAGTTAGCATAACAGATGTGTGGGAGCCCATTGAAGAGGGTCTTGTACC TGTGGAAATGACTCGGCATGTCTCCATGATCTCAATCACCTTGTCAACTGGAGAATTGAACACAAATTCTCCTGG GTATCAAGCTCCATCTACTGCTGAACAATCAAAGCCACACTCCAATTATCAGCAGCAACCTCTGAAACCAGCACAGGATTCTTATAATGCTGTAAATGAAG ACTCGTATGGCCGAGGTCGTGGTCGAGGTAGGGGGAGAGGTAGGAATTGGGGAAGGGGTGGTTATGGCTATCAAGGTGGGTATGGAAATTATCAAGGTGGATACGGCTATTACCAAGGTGGATATGCAAATTATCAAG AAAATGGTGGGTATTCTAATCGCGGCCGAGGGGGAGGTCGAGGCAGAGGTTGGGGGTATCGCG GTGGTTATGGTGGCGGCAGAGGTGGAGGTTATGAAGGTGGTAGAGGTGGAGGTGGTTATGAAGGTGGAAGAGGTGGCTATGAAGGTGGTCGAGGTGGAGGTTATGAAGGTGGCAGGGGTGGAGGTTATGGAGGCAGAGGTGGAGGGTATGAAGGAGGCAGAGGTGGAGGGTATGGAGGAGGCAGAGGTGGAGGATATGGAGGAGGAAGAGGTGGAGGTTATGAAGGAGGCAGAGGTATGGGTTATGAAGGCGGCCGAGGTGGAGGAATGGGTTATGTAGGAGGCAGAGGTGGAGGTGGTATGGGTTATGAAGGAGGCAGAGGTGGAGGTATGGGCTATGAAAGAGGCAGGGGAGGCAAGGGTTATGGCCGTGGTAGGGGAAGAATGGATGGACGTGGTGGTAGGGGTGGAGACAACCAGGCATGA
- the LOC11409860 gene encoding F-box/kelch-repeat protein At3g24760, translating into MTEITNLSLDLIESILSHLPIPSLIQASTVCKLWYTILSSSSFSSNHNQKHKPWFFLHGIHNISSKNNQSFAFDPSSNSWFLLPTPQQPLHYPNNTSFIGTSSYFFITAPNFVYTSILRPLAWSSTPPLHFPRINPLLGVFNDGLSLKFIVVGGVRFIGNLVDIEDRLDVEIYDPLLGSWDLAPPLPVDFRSGNSSSSLSSALFKGKFFVFGIYSCFVSSFDLKLRVWSDVRIVRPSGVVFSFLIACRERLVLAGVCNSPSGSSFNLWEVDEKSMEICEIGVMPHDLLSSLFDGDEDDRFASLKCVGLGDLIYVFNEDYHRMYPACVCEIRSRGGGENSKCYWRRVPQLPSLMNRFHKVVSFCSTVSLDSILGEGHHGLH; encoded by the coding sequence ATGACAGAAATCACAAACCTTAGCTTAGACCTCATAGAATCCATCCTTTCTCATCTTCCAATCCCATCTTTGATCCAAGCTTCAACAGTTTGCAAACTATGGTACACCATACTCTCATCATCTTCCTTTTCTTCAAACCATAACCAAAAACACAAACCATGGTTCTTTCTGCATGGTATCCATAACATATCTTCCAAAAACAATCAATCTTTTGCCTTTGACCCTTCTTCTAACTCTTGGTTCCTTCTTCCAACACCTCAACAACCTCTTCACTATCCTAACAACACTTCTTTTATTGGTACTTCATCTTACTTCTTCATCACGGCACCTAACTTTGTCTATACTTCAATTCTGCGTCCTCTTGCTTGGAGTTCTACTCCACCTCTTCATTTTCCTAGGATTAATCCTCTTTTAGGTGTTTTCAATGATGGTTTGTCTTTGAAGtttattgttgttggtggtgttaGGTTTATTGGTAACCTTGTTGATATAGAAGATCGTTTAGATGTTGAAATCTATGACCCTCTTTTGGGTTCTTGGGATTTAGCTCCTCCTCTTCCTGTTGATTTTCGATCTGGAAACTCATCATCTTCACTTTCATCTGCTTTGTTCAAAGGGAAGTTTTTTGTGTTTGGGATATattcatgttttgtttcttCCTTTGATTTGAAGCTTCGTGTTTGGAGTGATGTTAGGATTGTTAGACCTTCTGGGGTTGTGTTTTCTTTCTTGATTGCTTGTAGGGAAAGGCTTGTTTTAGCTGGTGTTTGTAATTCACCAAGTGGGTCTAGTTTCAATTTGtgggaggttgatgaaaaaagtaTGGAGATTTGTGAGATTGGTGTTATGCCTCATGATTTGCTTTCTAGTTTGTTTGATGGTGATGAGGATGATAGATTTGCTAGCTTGAAGTGTGTTGGGTTGGGTGATCTTATATATGTTTTCAATGAGGATTATCATAGGATGTACCCGGCTTGTGTCTGTGAGATTCGCAGTCGCGGTGGTGGTGAGAATAGTAAGTGTTATTGGAGGAGGGTGCCTCAGTTGCCATCACTGATGAATAGGTTTCACAAAGTTGTTAGCTTTTGTTCAACAGTTTCACTAGATAGTATTCTTGGTGAAGGTCACCATGGACTTCATTGA